A single Arcanobacterium canis DNA region contains:
- a CDS encoding TadA family conjugal transfer-associated ATPase, which translates to MKLSPTQMDAIRRRLAAGVSMSHALCEVGVRSTDELAGLDIAVRHQIEGAGETIGPLLEDPAVTDVVVNGPGALWVDRGKGMEKVSCTDPQLASEEGVRALAVRLAAGCGQRLDDASPIVDGTFASGVRLHALVPPLAAEGTLISLRTHRTRKLTLDELVANRSVPAGFAVIARAAVAQKANTIISGATGAGKTTFLNAILQLISPHERILVIEESAELAPAHPHVVHLQVRRANVQGVGEVNMSDLVRAAMRMRPDRIILGECRGGEVRDVLGALNTGHEGGWATIHANSAVDVPSRLTALGALARMDEATVAAQAVSALDAVIHVKRQGSRRFLAQIAVLERVHSQLVAREAFCVEASGSGAVERRRATSDRVIAGPGAGKLCERLGITVADVCGAGQ; encoded by the coding sequence ATGAAACTTTCTCCGACGCAAATGGATGCTATTCGCCGGCGCCTTGCGGCTGGTGTGTCGATGAGTCATGCGCTGTGTGAAGTCGGTGTACGTTCCACTGATGAGTTAGCCGGCCTCGATATTGCTGTCAGGCACCAGATTGAAGGCGCTGGTGAAACTATTGGGCCTCTTCTCGAGGATCCAGCCGTCACTGATGTTGTGGTCAATGGCCCTGGCGCGCTGTGGGTGGATCGGGGAAAGGGAATGGAAAAAGTTTCGTGTACTGACCCTCAGCTCGCTAGTGAAGAGGGCGTGCGGGCGCTCGCGGTTCGGCTCGCTGCAGGATGTGGTCAACGCTTGGACGATGCCTCACCAATTGTTGACGGAACTTTTGCTTCGGGGGTGCGTTTGCACGCGTTAGTACCGCCATTGGCTGCTGAGGGAACACTGATTTCACTTCGAACCCATCGCACTCGAAAACTGACGTTAGATGAGCTAGTTGCCAACAGATCTGTTCCCGCAGGTTTTGCAGTGATTGCGCGCGCTGCTGTTGCGCAGAAGGCAAATACGATTATCTCTGGTGCAACAGGGGCAGGAAAGACAACCTTTTTGAATGCGATTCTTCAGCTCATTTCCCCTCATGAACGAATCTTGGTGATTGAAGAGTCTGCCGAACTAGCACCGGCGCATCCACATGTTGTCCACCTTCAAGTTCGTCGGGCCAATGTACAAGGGGTTGGCGAAGTGAACATGAGCGATTTAGTGCGGGCAGCGATGCGAATGCGTCCTGACCGTATTATTTTGGGCGAGTGTCGTGGCGGTGAAGTCCGTGATGTGCTCGGTGCGCTGAACACTGGCCACGAAGGGGGATGGGCCACTATTCACGCCAATTCTGCGGTGGATGTGCCATCTCGTTTGACTGCGCTCGGTGCGCTTGCCCGGATGGATGAGGCAACTGTTGCTGCTCAAGCCGTTTCTGCGCTGGACGCTGTTATTCATGTGAAACGGCAAGGGAGTCGGCGTTTCTTGGCACAAATTGCTGTTCTTGAGCGTGTGCATTCGCAGCTGGTGGCTCGGGAAGCTTTCTGTGTTGAGGCGAGCGGGAGTGGAGCGGTCGAGAGGAGAAGAGCCACCAGCGATCGAGTGATCGCCGGCCCTGGAGCAGGCAAGCTCTGCGAACGTCTGGGAATTACTGTGGCTGATGTATGCGGGGCTGGACAATGA